CTCGAGGAATTTCGCGGTCTCTTTGAAAACAGCGAGACTGAAAAAGCCGGGCATAATCTGAAGTTTGACCTGAGCATCCTGTCGGCGTACGGCCTGCAGGTGCAAGGCCCTCTCTTCGACACGATGATCGCCCACGCCTTGATTGAACCCGAGCAGCGCCATAATTTGAACGCGCTTTCTGAAATCTACCTGGGTTATTCACCCGTCCCCATCACAGCGCTCATCGGTGAAAAAGGAGAGCAACAAAAAAGCATGCTCGATGCGGACAAGGAAGCCCTTACGGAATATGCCGCGGAAGACGCGGATATTGCCTGGCAGTTGCGGGAAAAATTCATCCCGTTGCTCAAACAGTCCGGCCAGGAAAAGGTCTTTTACCAGGTTGAAGCGCCGCTGATTCCCGTGCTGGTGTCGATGGAGGCGGCGGGCGTGGCGATTGATATTTTTGCGCTGGAGGAATTTTCCCAAAAACTTGCCGTGGAAATGGACCGGGCCACGCAGGATGTGTACAAGCTCGCGGGACATGAATTCAATCTCAACTCGCCAAAACAGCTCGGCGTTGTGCTGTTCGATGAATTGAAAATCGCGGAAAAACCGAAAAAGACTAAAACCGGCCAATACACCACGAACGAGCAAGTGCTGCTTTCACTTTCGGGACAGCACAAAATCGTGGAACGGCTGCTGGATTACCGCGAGGCCACAAAATTAAAATCGACCTATGTGGATGCGCTGCCAAACGCGGTTTCTCCCAGGACAGGGCGCGTGCATACCACCTACAGCCAGGCGGCGACCAGCACCGGGCGCCTGGCTTCGGCAAACCCGAATCTTCAAAACATCCCGATCCGCACGGACATGGGCCGGGAAATCCGCAAGGCCTTCATTTCGGATCCCCGGTTGAAGGATTTTATCATTCTGTCGGCCGACTATTCCCAGATCGAGCTGCGTATTATCGCGGCGCTCAGCGGCGACAAGGGGATGATCTCGGCCTTTGAGAAAAAAATCGACATCCACAGCGCGACCGCCGCCCGTGTCTTCGGCGTGGAACTGGATCAGGTGAGCGGTGACATGCGCCGCAAGGCCAAGATGGTGAATTTTGGCATCGCCTACGGGATCTCCGCCTTCGGGCTTGCGCAACGGCTGGGCATCAGCCGGACGGAGGCGGGCGAAATCATCAGCCAATACAACCGCCAGTTTCCGGGCGTCCAGACGTACATGGATGAGACCATTGAATTTTGCCGCAAAAACGGATTTGTGGAAACAATAACAGGACGCAGACGCTATCTGAGGGACATCCATTCCGCCAACGCCACGATCCGGAACGCCGCGGAGCGCAATGCGATCAACATGCCGATCCAGGGTACGGCGGCCGACATGATCAAGATGGCAATGGCCGGCATTTCCCGGGAATTCCGGGAGCGGAATTTAAAATCCCGGATGCTGCTGCAGGTGCATGATGAATTGGTTTTCGAGCTTCAGCGGAGCGAGGAGGCGGAGGTCCGCGAACGGCTGGAACACTGCATGAAGACCGCGATCACCCTCGCTGTTCCCATTGAGGTGGAAATAGGCACAGGCAAGAACTGGCTGGAAGCGCATTAAACCTGATACTGCGGAATTACTCCGCAGGCGCTTCGTGGCGGGACGCGAGCCCCAACCCGGCAAACAAAAGAACAAGGC
The window above is part of the Candidatus Methylacidiphilales bacterium genome. Proteins encoded here:
- the polA gene encoding DNA polymerase I, with the protein product MPKLFLLDGMALLYRAHFAFITRPIMNSKGLNTSALFGFTNTLLDLLNKQQPSHLAVAFDTHAPTARHIAFPAYKAQREETPEDILIAVPKIKELLAAFNIPVLELDGFEADDIIGTLARRAEREGFTTYMVTPDKDFAQLVDEKTFIYKPGRQGDSAEILGLKEIREKWGISNPSQVIDILGLWGDASDNIPGVPGVGEKTAQKLIAEFGSVENLLANTGKLKGKQKENFEKFAEQARISKELATINCKSPIPVSIEKLVLRPKNEAALKSLFIELEFNAFGKRLFGENFKAGHAAKTQEAREQTSRVSDDFQLESESDLPVPDPGQPETGGSSEEAGEVRPNFRTIRDVPHEYKSITTQGERRELLALLKEQPVFAFDTETSGLDPREAILIGISFSFQAGTGCFVHFPEKRPNALAVLEEFRGLFENSETEKAGHNLKFDLSILSAYGLQVQGPLFDTMIAHALIEPEQRHNLNALSEIYLGYSPVPITALIGEKGEQQKSMLDADKEALTEYAAEDADIAWQLREKFIPLLKQSGQEKVFYQVEAPLIPVLVSMEAAGVAIDIFALEEFSQKLAVEMDRATQDVYKLAGHEFNLNSPKQLGVVLFDELKIAEKPKKTKTGQYTTNEQVLLSLSGQHKIVERLLDYREATKLKSTYVDALPNAVSPRTGRVHTTYSQAATSTGRLASANPNLQNIPIRTDMGREIRKAFISDPRLKDFIILSADYSQIELRIIAALSGDKGMISAFEKKIDIHSATAARVFGVELDQVSGDMRRKAKMVNFGIAYGISAFGLAQRLGISRTEAGEIISQYNRQFPGVQTYMDETIEFCRKNGFVETITGRRRYLRDIHSANATIRNAAERNAINMPIQGTAADMIKMAMAGISREFRERNLKSRMLLQVHDELVFELQRSEEAEVRERLEHCMKTAITLAVPIEVEIGTGKNWLEAH